AGCGGCCCCGCCTCCCAGCCGTCGCCCGGCAGCGGCCGCACGACGACGTGGTGCCCGGCCGTGGGCGACGACCGCCGCCGGCTGCGGTAGACGACCCGGTCGCCGTCCCGGTCGACCTTCATCGCCGCCCACCGGTAGGGCACGCCGTAGAACGCCCTGGCCCCGAGCACGAGGGCCAGGTTGTCGGCCTCGAGGGTGAGGAACCAGAGCCCGTCGACGCCGCCCGGCCCCCGCACGTAGGTGCGCACGTTGGTCTCCGGGAACGTCGACAGGCGGGGCACGGCCGGGCCCACCGGCGGGCGGATGGCGTCCATCACGAACGGCGTCATCCCGACCCAGGCCCGCCCGTCGTGCACGTCGGGCTCGAGGCCGGGCGGCAGCAGCCCGGCGAGCACGTCGGGGTCGTAGGACCAGTGGAGGAACGTCATGTCCCGCCACCGCTGG
Above is a window of Acidimicrobiales bacterium DNA encoding:
- a CDS encoding DUF2071 domain-containing protein is translated as MAGREPEEQVPVPITLQRWRDMTFLHWSYDPDVLAGLLPPGLEPDVHDGRAWVGMTPFVMDAIRPPVGPAVPRLSTFPETNVRTYVRGPGGVDGLWFLTLEADNLALVLGARAFYGVPYRWAAMKVDRDGDRVVYRSRRRSSPTAGHHVVVRPLPGDGWEAGPL